A region of Cucumis melo cultivar AY chromosome 2, USDA_Cmelo_AY_1.0, whole genome shotgun sequence DNA encodes the following proteins:
- the LOC103501003 gene encoding uncharacterized TPR repeat-containing protein At1g05150-like, which yields MSTRGSRSEKVKRIFHKFDSNHDGGLNRDEMAALVVAVNPRVKFSDEQINAILDEVFRTYGDFIQADKGLTFEGLLRTYDDGAGDVDRDFDALQLELNQDDNKAILVTSEASSSSITDERALESQKKQRTAAWALSPNHGIVFDDTWKIVDDLEILIKRLKAKQAKDGKLKGDNFDAYSDAGWSRELGPSSELSEKRVFWEESGHDYASFLKELGVLRTRADRARSREEAFDGHMAIGRVLYEHQLFKEALVSFKRACELQPTDVRPHFRAGNCLYVLGKYKEAKEEFLLALEAAEAGGNQWGYLLPQIYVNLGIALEGEGMVLSACEYYREAAILCPTHFRALKLLGSALFGVGEYRAAVKALEEAIFMKPDYADAHCDLASALHAMGEDERAIEVFQKAIDLKPGHVDALYNLGRLYMDLGRFQRASEMYTRVLAVWPNHWRAQLNKAVSLLGAGETEDAKKALKEALKMTNRVELHDAISHLKHLQKKKLKTNGSANGEGSFIVVEASKFKSIGERTVLRPELSNALEIRAFQKITRLNRCDVELIKKEISEHDVPVSYSGSGVPEKSIRKPSLEEILRRLLNFLKPETFQGAVKVINERILSVLDESGSGRVDLGLFFAVLAPICTGPPEKRKRVAYDALVWRPVNDGGTQIRKFDAVRYIKLLRAIYVPTQGSSEILEVHGQTDNSIVSFTEFLVMFNDSDWGFGIMSTLLKLETGDRNRHGNHVCSVCRYPITGSRFKEIKSHFSLCNQCYSEGKVPPSCKQEEYRFKEYGSEGEAVKDKCFCFSMQSRDDS from the coding sequence ATGTCGACCAGAGGGAGCAGATCGGAGAAGGTCAAAAGAATCTTTCATAAATTTGACTCTAACCATGATGGGGGTCTTAATAGGGATGAAATGGCTGCCCTTGTTGTTGCTGTTAACCCTAGGGTCAAGTTCAGCGATGAACAGATCAATGCTATTCTCGATGAGGTTTTTAGGACGTATGGGGATTTTATTCAAGCTGACAAGGGTTTAACTTTTGAGGGGTTGTTGAGGACTTATGATGATGGCGCTGGAGATGTGGATCGTGACTTCGACGCTCTTCAATTGGAACTCAATCAGGATGATAATAAAGCTATTTTGGTCACTTCAGAAGCTTCGTCTTCTTCAATTACCGATGAGCGTGCTTTGGAGTCGCAGAAGAAGCAGAGAACTGCTGCATGGGCGTTGTCGCCTAATCACGGCATTGTGTTTGATGATACTTGGAAGATTGTCGATGATTTGGAGATTCTTATTAAGAGGTTGAAGGCTAAGCAAGCTAAGGATGGGAAATTGAAGGGGGATAATTTCGATGCCTACTCTGATGCAGGTTGGTCCAGAGAATTAGGGCCCTCTTCCGAGCTTTCTGAGAAGAGGGTTTTCTGGGAAGAGTCTGGCCATGATTATGCTTCGTTTTTGAAGGAATTAGGGGTGTTGAGAACCCGAGCAGATCGAGCGCGATCAAGAGAGGAGGCTTTTGATGGCCATATGGCAATTGGTAGGGTTTTGTATGAGCACCAGCTCTTTAAGGAGGCTTTGGTAAGTTTCAAGAGGGCTTGTGAATTGCAACCTACGGATGTGAGGCCACATTTTAGAGCTGGGAATTGTTTGTATGTACTTGGAAAGTATAAGGAGGCTAAGGAAGAATTTCTGTTGGCACTGGAAGCGGCGGAGGCTGGTGGGAATCAGTGGGGATATTTGCTTCCACAAATTTATGTCAATCTTGGTATTGCACTTGAAGGAGAAGGTATGGTTTTAAGTGCCTGTGAATACTATAGAGAAGCTGCAATTCTTTGTCCTACACATTTTAGAGCCTTGAAACTTTTGGGGAGTGCTTTATTTGGGGTAGGAGAATATAGGGCTGCCGTAAAGGCATTGGAAGAAGCCATATTCATGAAACCGGATTATGCTGATGCTCACTGTGATTTGGCATCGGCTTTGCATGCAATGGGGGAAGATGAGAGAGCAATTGAGGTGTTTCAGAAGGCAATTGACTTGAAACCTGGTCATGTAGATGCTTTGTATAATTTGGGTCGACTTTACATGGATTTAGGTAGGTTCCAGAGAGCTTCAGAAATGTATACTAGGGTTTTAGCTGTGTGGCCTAACCATTGGCGGGCGCAGCTCAACAAAGCTGTGTCCTTGTTGGGTGCTGGTGAAACTGAGGATGCTAAGAAGGCCTTAAAGGAAGCCTTGAAAATGACAAACAGGGTCGAATTGCATGATGCAATATCGCATTTGAAGCACCTGCagaaaaagaagttgaaaaCCAACGGCAGTGCAAATGGAGAAGGGTCTTTTATAGTTGTGGAAGCCTCGAAGTTTAAGAGCATTGGAGAGAGGACTGTTTTGAGACCGGAACTGTCAAATGCTCTTGAAATCAGGGCTTTTCAGAAGATTACTAGATTGAATCGTTGTGACGTGGAACTTATTAAGAAGGAAATCAGTGAACATGATGTGCCAGTGTCTTATTCAGGCAGCGGTGTGCCTGAGAAGTCCATACGCAAGCCTAGCTTGGAAGAAATTCTTCGTAGATTATTGAATTTCTTGAAGCCAGAAACCTTCCAAGGAGCTGTCAAGGTTATCAACGAGAGGATACTTTCTGTCTTGGATGAGTCAGGATCAGGAAGGGTGGACTTAGGCCTGTTTTTCGCCGTTCTTGCTCCCATTTGCACTGGCCCCCCTGAAAAAAGGAAGCGGGTGGCATACGACGCCCTTGTATGGCGACCCGTGAACGATGGTGGTACACAAATCAGAAAATTTGATGCAGTCAGGTATATAAAATTGTTGAGGGCCATATATGTTCCTACTCAAGGATCCAGCGAAATTCTGGAAGTCCATGGCCAGACAGACAATTCAATTGTGTCTTTCACAGAGTTTCTTGTCATGTTTAATGACTCAGACTGGGGTTTTGGTATCATGTCCACCCTGTTGAAGCTAGAAACTGGGGATAGAAACCGGCATGGAAATCACGTATGCTCTGTTTGTCGTTATCCTATCACCGGTTCTCGATTCAAGGAGATCAAATCACATTTTAGCTTGTGCAATCAATGCTATAGTGAGGGGAAGGTGCCTCCTTCATGCAAGCAAGAAGAGTACAGATTTAAAGAGTATGGGAGTGAGGGTGAAGCAGTTAAAGACAAATGCTTCTGTTTTTCAATGCAGTCTCGTGATGACTCTTAG